The sequence below is a genomic window from Flavobacterium lipolyticum.
ATTCAGAACTTCTCTTTGACTCAGACTTTTTATTATATCAAAATAAAAGATTTATTGCAGTGGGTCCCGGGAGCTAATGGTATCTGGTCACCGCAAAACACAGACAAAGTTAATAGTTACGGCGCCGAAACACTATTGAGTTGGAAAAAGAGTTTTGGCAAAAACAACCTGACTGCAAATGCGACGTATGCCTATTCAATTTCAGAAAATGTAGAAACCAAAAAGCAATTGTTTTTTGTTCCTTTTCATAAAGTAACCGCTGCCATCGCTTACTCAAGAAATAACCTATCAGCCCATTATCAATTTCTTTATAATGGCTTTGTGTACACACAAGCTGACAATGACCCCGAAAAAATCGTATCGGCTTACACCGTTTCTAATATTGGTGTAGACTACGATTTTAAATTTTTATCTTCTTTCAAAGTAGGTTTTCAGGTTTTGAATGTTTGGAATACCTTCTATCAAAGTCTGGAATACCGACCAATGCCCGGAAGAAATTATAACCTGTACTTAAACTTTAAATTTTAAAATAATGAAACTAACTAGATTATTCTTACTAGCATTAAGCGCATCGCTTTTTGTTTCTTGCTCTAATGACGACTCTGATGGACCTAAAGGAGTTTATGATAATGGCGTTTTCATCTTAAATGAAGGAAACTTTACTGACGGTGGTTCCGTTTCTTTCACATCTGACGATTTAAATACTTTCACGAAAGATGTTTACAAAACTGTAAATACGAGCGATTTCGTTGGAAAATATCTTCAAAACATCTTTTTTGACGGAGACAAGGCTTATATTATTGCCGGTGGTTCAAATGTTATTAATGTAGTAGACCGCTATAGTTTTAAGCTGATTGCAAAAATTGACACCGGACTTGCTAATCCTCGCTATGGTGTTGTTAAGGATGGCAAAGCTTATGTAACTAATGCTAATACCTATCCTAGCTACACTGACCCGGAAAAAAACCCTAACGCCAATATTGACGATTATGTTGCCGTAATTAATCTGAGTACAAATACTGTTGAATCTAAAATCGAATTGAAAGGTACAGGAAACAGAATTGTGTTAGATAATGGAAAACTATACATCACTGAGCCAAATAACAGCGACAAGTTGTTGGTGGTAAACATTACAACCAAAACAGTAGAAACTGTTACTATTGGTTCAGATGCAGATTCTATTGAAGAAGAAAACGGAGTTCTTTTTATCCTTAGAAAACCTTACGGTGCTGCCGGAGAAATTGTAAAAGTAAAAATTTCAGACAAATCTGTTTCCAAAATTGCTTTGCCTGCTAATTTAGGAAATGCTGGTCAATTAGATATTGAAGGTGGTAAGATTTATTATACTGCTTCAAGTTCTGTTTATGTTATGAATACTACTGCTACAACAGCTTCTACTACACCAATCTTAACTTCTCCTGTAGGTTATTTATACGGATTTGCAGTAAACGATAATCGTATATATCTTGCTGACGGAGGTGATTTTAAATCAAACAGCAAAGCTTACATCTACAATTTAAGCGGAACATTACAAAAAGAATTAACAGTTGGTGTTGGACCAAACGGTTTTTATTTCAATGATTAATTCCAGTAACTCGTTTGGATTATGACATAAAGAAGGCTTTCATTTCTGAAAGCCTTTTTTATTATTTCAATGCTCGTAAAAGTCCTTCCGGAGCTTTATCAATATACATTTGATTTTTAATTCCGTCCATTGCTTTAGCATCTGTAAACGCTTTCAATACTACCCCACTGTCGTCTCCTGCTTTTTTCGCACTGATTCCTGTTATTTGAGATATTGCTACACTCAGTAACGGTTCATTTGGATCTCCCAGAACTCCTAAGTTTGTAATGCGCTCTAATTTTTCATACGTTGGTTTCAAACCGTCTGTGTATTCTCCAAAATCAGATGCATTTACAATTTTTAAAACTAAAGGCTGCATCGCATACTTATGATTTGGATTACGGTTCGTTTTTCCAAAAGTTGGAGAATCATATAAGGTTACTGATCCTACATTTTTACCAACAGTAGTCTCTCCTACCTGAACTACAGAGATATAAGGCACCAAACCGTTTATAACCAATTCACTTGCTGATGCTGTACCACTTGTGGTTAAAATATAAACTTTAGTCAGGTTCAGGCTGTTAATCGCAGCACCGTCCATTTTATCTACAAATTTATTCAGCACCGACTCAGGATCTTCACTTTGATAATATTCGTTGATTTTGGCATTCCATTTCTCTTTCGAAAAAACTTTCCCGGTAAACTGTCCGGTAATCATACTGGCCAAACGTGTTGAAGTTTGTATCGAGCCTCCTCCGTTATATCTTAAATCTAAAACCAAATCCGTAACCCCCTGCGCTTTTAATTCTCCAAAAGCCGCATTAAGCTGCGCATCATAATTGGCATAAAAACCATTGTACATCAAATAACCGATTTTGCGACCTCCGGATGTAATCACTTTATTGATAAAAACAGGATTTTCATCTAAAGTTGTTTTTACTAATACCACTGTTTTTCCATTACCATCAAAACCGGTACCGTTAAAAGTAGCCATATTCAGGGTATAACTATCCGTTGCCAATAGCGACTGATAATTTGAAACCGTCAAAGAAGTTCCGTTAATCCCTGTAAAAAGATCGCCTCTCTTGATCTCTTTTTTAGAAGCATCAGAATTAGGTATAATATAACGTACGTAACCCACTAAATCAGTAGTACTTCCCGGTTTGTAACTAAGCCTGAAATCCATACCGTTATTTTTTGAAGTTCCCTGAAGTTCCTGTTCCAAAACCGTATAATCGTCAACAATCCAGCTAAAACGATCAATTGCCTGACCTTTTGGAAATTTACTTATGGGTTTATTCAATAAATCCTGAAATAAATCCTGCGGTTTAGAATATCCTCTCAAAAATGCATTTAATGCTTCCTGATTGCTAAAACGGTCATCCGCCAAAGTAGGAAC
It includes:
- a CDS encoding YncE family protein, producing the protein MKLTRLFLLALSASLFVSCSNDDSDGPKGVYDNGVFILNEGNFTDGGSVSFTSDDLNTFTKDVYKTVNTSDFVGKYLQNIFFDGDKAYIIAGGSNVINVVDRYSFKLIAKIDTGLANPRYGVVKDGKAYVTNANTYPSYTDPEKNPNANIDDYVAVINLSTNTVESKIELKGTGNRIVLDNGKLYITEPNNSDKLLVVNITTKTVETVTIGSDADSIEEENGVLFILRKPYGAAGEIVKVKISDKSVSKIALPANLGNAGQLDIEGGKIYYTASSSVYVMNTTATTASTTPILTSPVGYLYGFAVNDNRIYLADGGDFKSNSKAYIYNLSGTLQKELTVGVGPNGFYFND
- a CDS encoding S41 family peptidase, which codes for MKTILRSVLLLFLLAFSLQSCEDQDDVAAPASLQVNDFVWKGLNQFYLWQADVPTLADDRFSNQEALNAFLRGYSKPQDLFQDLLNKPISKFPKGQAIDRFSWIVDDYTVLEQELQGTSKNNGMDFRLSYKPGSTTDLVGYVRYIIPNSDASKKEIKRGDLFTGINGTSLTVSNYQSLLATDSYTLNMATFNGTGFDGNGKTVVLVKTTLDENPVFINKVITSGGRKIGYLMYNGFYANYDAQLNAAFGELKAQGVTDLVLDLRYNGGGSIQTSTRLASMITGQFTGKVFSKEKWNAKINEYYQSEDPESVLNKFVDKMDGAAINSLNLTKVYILTTSGTASASELVINGLVPYISVVQVGETTVGKNVGSVTLYDSPTFGKTNRNPNHKYAMQPLVLKIVNASDFGEYTDGLKPTYEKLERITNLGVLGDPNEPLLSVAISQITGISAKKAGDDSGVVLKAFTDAKAMDGIKNQMYIDKAPEGLLRALK